The following proteins come from a genomic window of Canis aureus isolate CA01 chromosome 3, VMU_Caureus_v.1.0, whole genome shotgun sequence:
- the ESRP2 gene encoding epithelial splicing regulatory protein 2 isoform X4 yields the protein MLCTDGQQLLRQVLHPEASRKNLVLPDTFFSFYDLRREFHVQHPSARPARELTVATMAQDLGLETDATEDDFGVWEVKTMVAVILHLLEGPSGQLFSKAEVVKQKYETGPCSKADVVDSETVVRARGLPWQSSDQDVARFFKGLNIARGGVALCLNAQGRRNGEALIRFVDSEQRDLALQRHKHHMGVRYIEVYKATGEEFVKIAGGTSLEVARFLSREDQVILRLRGLPFSAGPADVLGFLGPECPVTGGADGLLFVRHPDGRPTGDAFALFACEELAQAALRRHKGILGKRYIELFRSTAAEVQQVLNRYASSPLLPALTAPLLPIPFPLAAGTGRDCVRLRGLPYTATIEDILSFLGEAAADIRPHGVHMVLNQQGRPSGDAFIQMTSAERALAAAQRCHKKVMKERYVEVVPCSTEEMSRVLMGGTLGRSGMSPPPCKLPCLSPPTYATFQATPTLIPAETAALYPSSALLPAARVPAAPTPVAYYPGPATQLYMNYTAYYPSPPVSPTTVGYLTTPPAALASASTSVLSQPGALVRMQGVPYTAGMKDLLSVFQAYQLAPDDYTSLVPVGDPPRTVLQAPKEWVCL from the exons ATGCTATGCACTGATGGGCAGCAGCTGCTGCGACAGGTCCTGCACCCTGAGGCCTCCAGGAAG AACCTGGTGCTCCCCGACACCTTCTTCTCCTTCTACGACCTCCGCAGAGAGTTCCATGTGCAGCACCCAAGCGCCCGCCCTGCCAGGGAGCTCACCGTGGCCACCATGGCACAGG ACTTGGGGCTAGAGACAGATGCCACAGAGGATGACTTTGGGGTCTGGGAAGTGAAGACAATGGTAGCGGTCATCCTCCACCTGCTCGAAGGGCCCAGTG GTCAATTGTTTTCGAAGGCAGAGGTGGTAAAGCAGAAGTATGAGACAGGTCCTTG CAGCAAGGCCGACGTGGTGGACAGTGAGACCGTGGTGCGGGCCCGCGGGTTGCCCTGGCAGTCATCAGACCAGGATGTGGCTCGATTCTTCAAAGGGCTCAACATTGCCAG GGGCGGCGTCGCACTCTGCCTCAACGCCCAGGGCCGCAGAAACGGCGAGGCCCTCATCCGCTTTGTGGACAGCGAGCAGCGGGACCTAGCGCTGCAGAGACACAAGCACCACATGGGTGTCCGCTATATTGAG GTGTATAAAGCAACAGGAGAGGAGTTTGTCAAGATCGCGGGGG GCACATCACTAGAGGTGGCTCGTTTCCTGTCACGGGAAGACCAAGTGATCCTGCGGCTACGGGGACTGCCCTTCTCAGCCGGGCCAGCGGACGTGCTGGGCTTTCTGGGGCCAGAGTGCCCGGTGACTGGGGGTGCTGATGGGCTGCTCTTTGTGCGCCACCCTGACGGCCGGCCCACTGGTGATGCCTTTGCCCTCTTTGCCTGTGAGGAGCTGGCACAGGCTGCCCTGCGCAGGCACAAGGGCATACTGGGTAAGCGATACATTGAACTCTTCCGGAGCACTGCAGCTGAGGTGCAGCAG GTCCTGAACCGCTACGCATCCAGCCCACTCCTTCCCGCACTCACGGCTCCACtgctccccatccccttcccacTGGCAGCTGGGACTGGGAGAGACTGTGTACGCCTTCGGGGCCTGCCCTACACCGCCACCATCGAAGACATCCTGAGCTTTCTGGGGGAGGCAGCGGCCGACATCCGGCCCCACGGTGTGCACATGGTGCTCAACCAGCAG GGCCGGCCATCTGGCGATGCTTTCATCCAGATGACGTCAGCAGAGCGGGCCCTAGCTGCTGCTCAGCGTTGCCATAAGAAAGTGATGAAGGAACGCTATGTGGAAGTGGTCCCCTGCTCCACAGAGGAGATGAGTCGCGTGCTAATGGGGGGCACCTTGGGCCGCAGTGGCATGTCCCCTCCACCCTGCAAGCTGCCCT GCCTCTCACCACCCACCTACGCCACCTTCCAGGCCACCCCAACACTCATTCCCGCTGAGACGGCAGCTCTGTATCCCTCTTCAGCACTGCTCCCGGCTGCCAGGgtgcctgctgcccccacccctgttGCCTACTACCCAGGGCCAGCCACTCAACTCTACATGAACTATACTGCTTACTACCCCAG CCCCCCAGTGTCCCCCACCACAGTGGGCTACCTCACCACacctcctgctgccctggcctCTGCTTCCACCTCAGTGTTGtcccagccaggagccctggtCCGTATGCAGGGTGTCCCATATACAGCCGGTATGAAGGATCTGCTCAGCGTTTTCCAAGCCTATCAG TTAGCCCCTGATGACTACACCAGTTTGGTGCCTGTTGGTGACCCGCCTCGCACTGTGCTACAGGCCCCCAAAGAGTGGGTGTGTTTGTAG
- the ESRP2 gene encoding epithelial splicing regulatory protein 2 isoform X1, producing the protein MTPPPPQPPPPGPDPASDSVADPRPAPGPLVVLFGATAGALGPDLGSDETDLILLVWQVVEPQSRQVGTLHKSLVRAEAAALSPQCREASGLSADSLARAEPLDKVLQQFSQLVSGDVALLGGGPYMLCTDGQQLLRQVLHPEASRKNLVLPDTFFSFYDLRREFHVQHPSARPARELTVATMAQDLGLETDATEDDFGVWEVKTMVAVILHLLEGPSGQLFSKAEVVKQKYETGPCSKADVVDSETVVRARGLPWQSSDQDVARFFKGLNIARGGVALCLNAQGRRNGEALIRFVDSEQRDLALQRHKHHMGVRYIEVYKATGEEFVKIAGGTSLEVARFLSREDQVILRLRGLPFSAGPADVLGFLGPECPVTGGADGLLFVRHPDGRPTGDAFALFACEELAQAALRRHKGILGKRYIELFRSTAAEVQQVLNRYASSPLLPALTAPLLPIPFPLAAGTGRDCVRLRGLPYTATIEDILSFLGEAAADIRPHGVHMVLNQQGRPSGDAFIQMTSAERALAAAQRCHKKVMKERYVEVVPCSTEEMSRVLMGGTLGRSGMSPPPCKLPCLSPPTYATFQATPTLIPAETAALYPSSALLPAARVPAAPTPVAYYPGPATQLYMNYTAYYPSPPVSPTTVGYLTTPPAALASASTSVLSQPGALVRMQGVPYTAGMKDLLSVFQAYQLAPDDYTSLVPVGDPPRTVLQAPKEWVCL; encoded by the exons ATGACTCCGCCGCCTCCCCAGCCACCGCCCCCCGGCCCGGACCCCGCCTCGGACTCGGTCGCCGACCCCCGCCCCGCGCCTGGACCCCTGGTCGTGCTGTTCGGGGCCACGGCCGGTGCGTTGGGGCCGGACCTGGGCTCCGACGAGACCGACTTAATCCTCCTGGTCTGGCAAGTGGTGGAGCCGCAGAGCCGGCAG GTGGGGACGTTGCACAAGTCATTGGTTCGCGCCGAGGCGGCGGCGCTGAGTCCGCAGTGCCGCGAGGCGAGCGGCCTGAGCGCCGACAGCTTGGCGCGGGCCGAGCCGCTGGACAAGGTGCTGCAGCAG TTCTCACAGCTGGTGAGCGGGGATGTGGCTCTGCTGGGCGGGGGCCCATACATGCTATGCACTGATGGGCAGCAGCTGCTGCGACAGGTCCTGCACCCTGAGGCCTCCAGGAAG AACCTGGTGCTCCCCGACACCTTCTTCTCCTTCTACGACCTCCGCAGAGAGTTCCATGTGCAGCACCCAAGCGCCCGCCCTGCCAGGGAGCTCACCGTGGCCACCATGGCACAGG ACTTGGGGCTAGAGACAGATGCCACAGAGGATGACTTTGGGGTCTGGGAAGTGAAGACAATGGTAGCGGTCATCCTCCACCTGCTCGAAGGGCCCAGTG GTCAATTGTTTTCGAAGGCAGAGGTGGTAAAGCAGAAGTATGAGACAGGTCCTTG CAGCAAGGCCGACGTGGTGGACAGTGAGACCGTGGTGCGGGCCCGCGGGTTGCCCTGGCAGTCATCAGACCAGGATGTGGCTCGATTCTTCAAAGGGCTCAACATTGCCAG GGGCGGCGTCGCACTCTGCCTCAACGCCCAGGGCCGCAGAAACGGCGAGGCCCTCATCCGCTTTGTGGACAGCGAGCAGCGGGACCTAGCGCTGCAGAGACACAAGCACCACATGGGTGTCCGCTATATTGAG GTGTATAAAGCAACAGGAGAGGAGTTTGTCAAGATCGCGGGGG GCACATCACTAGAGGTGGCTCGTTTCCTGTCACGGGAAGACCAAGTGATCCTGCGGCTACGGGGACTGCCCTTCTCAGCCGGGCCAGCGGACGTGCTGGGCTTTCTGGGGCCAGAGTGCCCGGTGACTGGGGGTGCTGATGGGCTGCTCTTTGTGCGCCACCCTGACGGCCGGCCCACTGGTGATGCCTTTGCCCTCTTTGCCTGTGAGGAGCTGGCACAGGCTGCCCTGCGCAGGCACAAGGGCATACTGGGTAAGCGATACATTGAACTCTTCCGGAGCACTGCAGCTGAGGTGCAGCAG GTCCTGAACCGCTACGCATCCAGCCCACTCCTTCCCGCACTCACGGCTCCACtgctccccatccccttcccacTGGCAGCTGGGACTGGGAGAGACTGTGTACGCCTTCGGGGCCTGCCCTACACCGCCACCATCGAAGACATCCTGAGCTTTCTGGGGGAGGCAGCGGCCGACATCCGGCCCCACGGTGTGCACATGGTGCTCAACCAGCAG GGCCGGCCATCTGGCGATGCTTTCATCCAGATGACGTCAGCAGAGCGGGCCCTAGCTGCTGCTCAGCGTTGCCATAAGAAAGTGATGAAGGAACGCTATGTGGAAGTGGTCCCCTGCTCCACAGAGGAGATGAGTCGCGTGCTAATGGGGGGCACCTTGGGCCGCAGTGGCATGTCCCCTCCACCCTGCAAGCTGCCCT GCCTCTCACCACCCACCTACGCCACCTTCCAGGCCACCCCAACACTCATTCCCGCTGAGACGGCAGCTCTGTATCCCTCTTCAGCACTGCTCCCGGCTGCCAGGgtgcctgctgcccccacccctgttGCCTACTACCCAGGGCCAGCCACTCAACTCTACATGAACTATACTGCTTACTACCCCAG CCCCCCAGTGTCCCCCACCACAGTGGGCTACCTCACCACacctcctgctgccctggcctCTGCTTCCACCTCAGTGTTGtcccagccaggagccctggtCCGTATGCAGGGTGTCCCATATACAGCCGGTATGAAGGATCTGCTCAGCGTTTTCCAAGCCTATCAG TTAGCCCCTGATGACTACACCAGTTTGGTGCCTGTTGGTGACCCGCCTCGCACTGTGCTACAGGCCCCCAAAGAGTGGGTGTGTTTGTAG
- the ESRP2 gene encoding epithelial splicing regulatory protein 2 isoform X2 — translation MTPPPPQPPPPGPDPASDSVADPRPAPGPLVVLFGATAGALGPDLGSDETDLILLVWQVVEPQSRQVGTLHKSLVRAEAAALSPQCREASGLSADSLARAEPLDKVLQQFSQLVSGDVALLGGGPYMLCTDGQQLLRQVLHPEASRKNLVLPDTFFSFYDLRREFHVQHPSARPARELTVATMAQDLGLETDATEDDFGVWEVKTMVAVILHLLEGPSGQLFSKAEVVKQKYETGPCKADVVDSETVVRARGLPWQSSDQDVARFFKGLNIARGGVALCLNAQGRRNGEALIRFVDSEQRDLALQRHKHHMGVRYIEVYKATGEEFVKIAGGTSLEVARFLSREDQVILRLRGLPFSAGPADVLGFLGPECPVTGGADGLLFVRHPDGRPTGDAFALFACEELAQAALRRHKGILGKRYIELFRSTAAEVQQVLNRYASSPLLPALTAPLLPIPFPLAAGTGRDCVRLRGLPYTATIEDILSFLGEAAADIRPHGVHMVLNQQGRPSGDAFIQMTSAERALAAAQRCHKKVMKERYVEVVPCSTEEMSRVLMGGTLGRSGMSPPPCKLPCLSPPTYATFQATPTLIPAETAALYPSSALLPAARVPAAPTPVAYYPGPATQLYMNYTAYYPSPPVSPTTVGYLTTPPAALASASTSVLSQPGALVRMQGVPYTAGMKDLLSVFQAYQLAPDDYTSLVPVGDPPRTVLQAPKEWVCL, via the exons ATGACTCCGCCGCCTCCCCAGCCACCGCCCCCCGGCCCGGACCCCGCCTCGGACTCGGTCGCCGACCCCCGCCCCGCGCCTGGACCCCTGGTCGTGCTGTTCGGGGCCACGGCCGGTGCGTTGGGGCCGGACCTGGGCTCCGACGAGACCGACTTAATCCTCCTGGTCTGGCAAGTGGTGGAGCCGCAGAGCCGGCAG GTGGGGACGTTGCACAAGTCATTGGTTCGCGCCGAGGCGGCGGCGCTGAGTCCGCAGTGCCGCGAGGCGAGCGGCCTGAGCGCCGACAGCTTGGCGCGGGCCGAGCCGCTGGACAAGGTGCTGCAGCAG TTCTCACAGCTGGTGAGCGGGGATGTGGCTCTGCTGGGCGGGGGCCCATACATGCTATGCACTGATGGGCAGCAGCTGCTGCGACAGGTCCTGCACCCTGAGGCCTCCAGGAAG AACCTGGTGCTCCCCGACACCTTCTTCTCCTTCTACGACCTCCGCAGAGAGTTCCATGTGCAGCACCCAAGCGCCCGCCCTGCCAGGGAGCTCACCGTGGCCACCATGGCACAGG ACTTGGGGCTAGAGACAGATGCCACAGAGGATGACTTTGGGGTCTGGGAAGTGAAGACAATGGTAGCGGTCATCCTCCACCTGCTCGAAGGGCCCAGTG GTCAATTGTTTTCGAAGGCAGAGGTGGTAAAGCAGAAGTATGAGACAGGTCCTTG CAAGGCCGACGTGGTGGACAGTGAGACCGTGGTGCGGGCCCGCGGGTTGCCCTGGCAGTCATCAGACCAGGATGTGGCTCGATTCTTCAAAGGGCTCAACATTGCCAG GGGCGGCGTCGCACTCTGCCTCAACGCCCAGGGCCGCAGAAACGGCGAGGCCCTCATCCGCTTTGTGGACAGCGAGCAGCGGGACCTAGCGCTGCAGAGACACAAGCACCACATGGGTGTCCGCTATATTGAG GTGTATAAAGCAACAGGAGAGGAGTTTGTCAAGATCGCGGGGG GCACATCACTAGAGGTGGCTCGTTTCCTGTCACGGGAAGACCAAGTGATCCTGCGGCTACGGGGACTGCCCTTCTCAGCCGGGCCAGCGGACGTGCTGGGCTTTCTGGGGCCAGAGTGCCCGGTGACTGGGGGTGCTGATGGGCTGCTCTTTGTGCGCCACCCTGACGGCCGGCCCACTGGTGATGCCTTTGCCCTCTTTGCCTGTGAGGAGCTGGCACAGGCTGCCCTGCGCAGGCACAAGGGCATACTGGGTAAGCGATACATTGAACTCTTCCGGAGCACTGCAGCTGAGGTGCAGCAG GTCCTGAACCGCTACGCATCCAGCCCACTCCTTCCCGCACTCACGGCTCCACtgctccccatccccttcccacTGGCAGCTGGGACTGGGAGAGACTGTGTACGCCTTCGGGGCCTGCCCTACACCGCCACCATCGAAGACATCCTGAGCTTTCTGGGGGAGGCAGCGGCCGACATCCGGCCCCACGGTGTGCACATGGTGCTCAACCAGCAG GGCCGGCCATCTGGCGATGCTTTCATCCAGATGACGTCAGCAGAGCGGGCCCTAGCTGCTGCTCAGCGTTGCCATAAGAAAGTGATGAAGGAACGCTATGTGGAAGTGGTCCCCTGCTCCACAGAGGAGATGAGTCGCGTGCTAATGGGGGGCACCTTGGGCCGCAGTGGCATGTCCCCTCCACCCTGCAAGCTGCCCT GCCTCTCACCACCCACCTACGCCACCTTCCAGGCCACCCCAACACTCATTCCCGCTGAGACGGCAGCTCTGTATCCCTCTTCAGCACTGCTCCCGGCTGCCAGGgtgcctgctgcccccacccctgttGCCTACTACCCAGGGCCAGCCACTCAACTCTACATGAACTATACTGCTTACTACCCCAG CCCCCCAGTGTCCCCCACCACAGTGGGCTACCTCACCACacctcctgctgccctggcctCTGCTTCCACCTCAGTGTTGtcccagccaggagccctggtCCGTATGCAGGGTGTCCCATATACAGCCGGTATGAAGGATCTGCTCAGCGTTTTCCAAGCCTATCAG TTAGCCCCTGATGACTACACCAGTTTGGTGCCTGTTGGTGACCCGCCTCGCACTGTGCTACAGGCCCCCAAAGAGTGGGTGTGTTTGTAG
- the ESRP2 gene encoding epithelial splicing regulatory protein 2 isoform X3 produces the protein MTPPPPQPPPPGPDPASDSVADPRPAPGPLVVLFGATAGALGPDLGSDETDLILLVWQVVEPQSRQFSQLVSGDVALLGGGPYMLCTDGQQLLRQVLHPEASRKNLVLPDTFFSFYDLRREFHVQHPSARPARELTVATMAQDLGLETDATEDDFGVWEVKTMVAVILHLLEGPSGQLFSKAEVVKQKYETGPCSKADVVDSETVVRARGLPWQSSDQDVARFFKGLNIARGGVALCLNAQGRRNGEALIRFVDSEQRDLALQRHKHHMGVRYIEVYKATGEEFVKIAGGTSLEVARFLSREDQVILRLRGLPFSAGPADVLGFLGPECPVTGGADGLLFVRHPDGRPTGDAFALFACEELAQAALRRHKGILGKRYIELFRSTAAEVQQVLNRYASSPLLPALTAPLLPIPFPLAAGTGRDCVRLRGLPYTATIEDILSFLGEAAADIRPHGVHMVLNQQGRPSGDAFIQMTSAERALAAAQRCHKKVMKERYVEVVPCSTEEMSRVLMGGTLGRSGMSPPPCKLPCLSPPTYATFQATPTLIPAETAALYPSSALLPAARVPAAPTPVAYYPGPATQLYMNYTAYYPSPPVSPTTVGYLTTPPAALASASTSVLSQPGALVRMQGVPYTAGMKDLLSVFQAYQLAPDDYTSLVPVGDPPRTVLQAPKEWVCL, from the exons ATGACTCCGCCGCCTCCCCAGCCACCGCCCCCCGGCCCGGACCCCGCCTCGGACTCGGTCGCCGACCCCCGCCCCGCGCCTGGACCCCTGGTCGTGCTGTTCGGGGCCACGGCCGGTGCGTTGGGGCCGGACCTGGGCTCCGACGAGACCGACTTAATCCTCCTGGTCTGGCAAGTGGTGGAGCCGCAGAGCCGGCAG TTCTCACAGCTGGTGAGCGGGGATGTGGCTCTGCTGGGCGGGGGCCCATACATGCTATGCACTGATGGGCAGCAGCTGCTGCGACAGGTCCTGCACCCTGAGGCCTCCAGGAAG AACCTGGTGCTCCCCGACACCTTCTTCTCCTTCTACGACCTCCGCAGAGAGTTCCATGTGCAGCACCCAAGCGCCCGCCCTGCCAGGGAGCTCACCGTGGCCACCATGGCACAGG ACTTGGGGCTAGAGACAGATGCCACAGAGGATGACTTTGGGGTCTGGGAAGTGAAGACAATGGTAGCGGTCATCCTCCACCTGCTCGAAGGGCCCAGTG GTCAATTGTTTTCGAAGGCAGAGGTGGTAAAGCAGAAGTATGAGACAGGTCCTTG CAGCAAGGCCGACGTGGTGGACAGTGAGACCGTGGTGCGGGCCCGCGGGTTGCCCTGGCAGTCATCAGACCAGGATGTGGCTCGATTCTTCAAAGGGCTCAACATTGCCAG GGGCGGCGTCGCACTCTGCCTCAACGCCCAGGGCCGCAGAAACGGCGAGGCCCTCATCCGCTTTGTGGACAGCGAGCAGCGGGACCTAGCGCTGCAGAGACACAAGCACCACATGGGTGTCCGCTATATTGAG GTGTATAAAGCAACAGGAGAGGAGTTTGTCAAGATCGCGGGGG GCACATCACTAGAGGTGGCTCGTTTCCTGTCACGGGAAGACCAAGTGATCCTGCGGCTACGGGGACTGCCCTTCTCAGCCGGGCCAGCGGACGTGCTGGGCTTTCTGGGGCCAGAGTGCCCGGTGACTGGGGGTGCTGATGGGCTGCTCTTTGTGCGCCACCCTGACGGCCGGCCCACTGGTGATGCCTTTGCCCTCTTTGCCTGTGAGGAGCTGGCACAGGCTGCCCTGCGCAGGCACAAGGGCATACTGGGTAAGCGATACATTGAACTCTTCCGGAGCACTGCAGCTGAGGTGCAGCAG GTCCTGAACCGCTACGCATCCAGCCCACTCCTTCCCGCACTCACGGCTCCACtgctccccatccccttcccacTGGCAGCTGGGACTGGGAGAGACTGTGTACGCCTTCGGGGCCTGCCCTACACCGCCACCATCGAAGACATCCTGAGCTTTCTGGGGGAGGCAGCGGCCGACATCCGGCCCCACGGTGTGCACATGGTGCTCAACCAGCAG GGCCGGCCATCTGGCGATGCTTTCATCCAGATGACGTCAGCAGAGCGGGCCCTAGCTGCTGCTCAGCGTTGCCATAAGAAAGTGATGAAGGAACGCTATGTGGAAGTGGTCCCCTGCTCCACAGAGGAGATGAGTCGCGTGCTAATGGGGGGCACCTTGGGCCGCAGTGGCATGTCCCCTCCACCCTGCAAGCTGCCCT GCCTCTCACCACCCACCTACGCCACCTTCCAGGCCACCCCAACACTCATTCCCGCTGAGACGGCAGCTCTGTATCCCTCTTCAGCACTGCTCCCGGCTGCCAGGgtgcctgctgcccccacccctgttGCCTACTACCCAGGGCCAGCCACTCAACTCTACATGAACTATACTGCTTACTACCCCAG CCCCCCAGTGTCCCCCACCACAGTGGGCTACCTCACCACacctcctgctgccctggcctCTGCTTCCACCTCAGTGTTGtcccagccaggagccctggtCCGTATGCAGGGTGTCCCATATACAGCCGGTATGAAGGATCTGCTCAGCGTTTTCCAAGCCTATCAG TTAGCCCCTGATGACTACACCAGTTTGGTGCCTGTTGGTGACCCGCCTCGCACTGTGCTACAGGCCCCCAAAGAGTGGGTGTGTTTGTAG
- the PLA2G15 gene encoding lysosomal phospholipase A and acyltransferase isoform X2, with the protein MGLRRGPCPAALLPGGFLFLLLLADPALLAGRRPPVVLVPGDLGNQLEAKLDKPTVVHYLCSKRTESYFTLWLNLELLLPVIIDCWIDNIRLVYNRTSRATQFPDGVDVRVPGFGKTFSLEFLDPSKSSVGSYFHTMVESLVDWGYIRGEDVRGAPYDWRRAPNENGPYFLALREMIEEMYQLYGGPVVLVAHSMGNMYTLYFLQRQPQAWKNKYIQAFVALGAPWGGVAKTLRVLASGDNNRIPVIRPLKIREQQRSAVSTSWLLPYNYTWSPEKIFVHTPTANYTLRDYHQFFQDIGFKDGWLMRQDTEGLVEAMVPPGVPLHCLYGTGVPTPDSFYYESFPDRDPKICFGDGDGTVNLQSALQCQAWRGHQEHQVSLQALPGSEHIEMLANATTLAYLKRVLLGP; encoded by the exons ATGGGCCTTCGCCGCGGTCCCTGCCCTGCGGCGCTGCTCCCGGGGGGCTTCCTGTTCCTCCTGCTGCTGGCAGACCCGGCGCTCCTCGCTGGACGCCGCCCTCCGGTGGTGCTAG TGCCTGGTGATTTGGGCAACCAGCTGGAGGCAAAGCTAGACAAGCCAACGGTTGTGCACTACCTCTGCTCCAAGAGGACGGAAAGCTACTTCACACTCTGGCTGAATCTCGAACTGCTGCTGCCTGTCATCATTGATTGCTGGATTGACAATatcag GCTGGTCTACAACAGAACATCCCGGGCCACCCAGTTCCCAGATGGTGTGGATGTACGCGTGCCTGGCTTTGGAAAGACTTTTTCACTGGAGTTCCTGGACCCCAGCAAAAGTAGTGTGG GTTCCTATTTCCATACCATGGTAGAGAGCCTTGTGGACTGGGGCTATATACGGGGTGAGGATGTCCGGGGTGCCCCCTACGACTGGCGCCGAGCCCCAA ATGAAAACGGGCCCTACTTCCTGGCCCTCCGGGAGATGATCGAGGAGATGTACCAGCTGTATGGGGGACCTGTGGTGCTGGTTGCCCACAGCATGGGCAACATGTACACACTCTACTTTCTGCAGCGGCAGCCACAGGCCTGGAAGAACAAGTATATTCAAGCATTTGTGGCACTGGGTGCGCCCTGGGGTGGCGTGGCCAAGACTTTGCGTGTCCTGGCCTCAG GAGACAACAATCGGATCCCCGTCATTAGGCCCCTGAAGATCCGGGAGCAGCAGCGCTCAGCCGTCTCCACCAGCTGGCTGCTGCCTTATAACTACACCTGGTCACCTGAAAAGATCTTCGTGCATACGCCCACAGCCAACTACACGCTGCGGGACTATCACCAGTTCTTCCAGGATATTGGCTTCAAAGATGGATGGCTCATGCGGCAGGACACGGAGGGGCTGGTGGAAGCCATGGTGCCGCCCGGCGTGCCGCTGCACTGCCTCTATGGCACTGGTGTCCCCACGCCAGACTCCTTCTACTATGAGAGCTTCCCAGACCGTGATCCCAAAATCTGCTTTGGCGACGGTGACGGCACCGTGAACTTGCAGAGTGCCCTGCAGTGCCAGGCCTGGCGTGGCCACCAGGAGCACCAAGTGTCTTTGCAGGCACTGCCAGGCAGCGAGCACATAGAGATGCTGGCCAATGCCACTACCTTGGCCTATCTGAAACGTGTGCTCCTTGGGCCCTGA
- the PLA2G15 gene encoding lysosomal phospholipase A and acyltransferase isoform X1, with protein sequence MMYREGMPSLDLGSQSPGRDQESQDLDVHSVVMDSKWKCAWKVSRAWLVEEVPGDLGNQLEAKLDKPTVVHYLCSKRTESYFTLWLNLELLLPVIIDCWIDNIRLVYNRTSRATQFPDGVDVRVPGFGKTFSLEFLDPSKSSVGSYFHTMVESLVDWGYIRGEDVRGAPYDWRRAPNENGPYFLALREMIEEMYQLYGGPVVLVAHSMGNMYTLYFLQRQPQAWKNKYIQAFVALGAPWGGVAKTLRVLASGDNNRIPVIRPLKIREQQRSAVSTSWLLPYNYTWSPEKIFVHTPTANYTLRDYHQFFQDIGFKDGWLMRQDTEGLVEAMVPPGVPLHCLYGTGVPTPDSFYYESFPDRDPKICFGDGDGTVNLQSALQCQAWRGHQEHQVSLQALPGSEHIEMLANATTLAYLKRVLLGP encoded by the exons ATGATGTACAGGGAGGGCATGCCCTCTTTAGATCTGGGTTCACAGAGCCCAGGCCGAGACCAGGAGAGCCAAGATCTGGATGTTCACTCAGTGGTCATGGATTCTAAATGGAAATGTGCTTGGAAGGTGTCAAGAGCATGGCTTGTGGAAGAAG TGCCTGGTGATTTGGGCAACCAGCTGGAGGCAAAGCTAGACAAGCCAACGGTTGTGCACTACCTCTGCTCCAAGAGGACGGAAAGCTACTTCACACTCTGGCTGAATCTCGAACTGCTGCTGCCTGTCATCATTGATTGCTGGATTGACAATatcag GCTGGTCTACAACAGAACATCCCGGGCCACCCAGTTCCCAGATGGTGTGGATGTACGCGTGCCTGGCTTTGGAAAGACTTTTTCACTGGAGTTCCTGGACCCCAGCAAAAGTAGTGTGG GTTCCTATTTCCATACCATGGTAGAGAGCCTTGTGGACTGGGGCTATATACGGGGTGAGGATGTCCGGGGTGCCCCCTACGACTGGCGCCGAGCCCCAA ATGAAAACGGGCCCTACTTCCTGGCCCTCCGGGAGATGATCGAGGAGATGTACCAGCTGTATGGGGGACCTGTGGTGCTGGTTGCCCACAGCATGGGCAACATGTACACACTCTACTTTCTGCAGCGGCAGCCACAGGCCTGGAAGAACAAGTATATTCAAGCATTTGTGGCACTGGGTGCGCCCTGGGGTGGCGTGGCCAAGACTTTGCGTGTCCTGGCCTCAG GAGACAACAATCGGATCCCCGTCATTAGGCCCCTGAAGATCCGGGAGCAGCAGCGCTCAGCCGTCTCCACCAGCTGGCTGCTGCCTTATAACTACACCTGGTCACCTGAAAAGATCTTCGTGCATACGCCCACAGCCAACTACACGCTGCGGGACTATCACCAGTTCTTCCAGGATATTGGCTTCAAAGATGGATGGCTCATGCGGCAGGACACGGAGGGGCTGGTGGAAGCCATGGTGCCGCCCGGCGTGCCGCTGCACTGCCTCTATGGCACTGGTGTCCCCACGCCAGACTCCTTCTACTATGAGAGCTTCCCAGACCGTGATCCCAAAATCTGCTTTGGCGACGGTGACGGCACCGTGAACTTGCAGAGTGCCCTGCAGTGCCAGGCCTGGCGTGGCCACCAGGAGCACCAAGTGTCTTTGCAGGCACTGCCAGGCAGCGAGCACATAGAGATGCTGGCCAATGCCACTACCTTGGCCTATCTGAAACGTGTGCTCCTTGGGCCCTGA